One window of the Rhipicephalus sanguineus isolate Rsan-2018 chromosome 2, BIME_Rsan_1.4, whole genome shotgun sequence genome contains the following:
- the LOC119383291 gene encoding 60S ribosomal protein L31 has translation MAKIKGEGKREKRGKSTLNEVVTREYTIHLHKRLHGIGFKKRAPRAIKEIRKFAEKQMGTSDVRVDTRLNKFIWSKGIRSVPFRVRVRLARRRNEDEDSPNQLYTLVTYVPVESFKKLQTVNVESSDN, from the exons ATGGCAAAGATCAAGGGCGAAGGGAAGCGCGAAAAGCGCGGAAAGTCGACGCTCAACGAAGTTGTCACCAGAGAGTACACCATCCACCTTCACAAGCGGTTGCACGGTATTGGTTTCAAGAAACGCGCACCCCGTGCCATCAAGGAGATCAGGAAGTTCGCAGAGAAGCAGATGGGAACCTCAGACGTCCGAGTTGACACCAGGTTGAACAAGTTCATCTGGTCCAAGGGAATCAG GAGTGTTCCATTCAGAGTCCGTGTGAGGCTGGCCCGCAGGCGCAACGAAGACGAGGACTCCCCCAACCAGCTGTACACGCTGGTCACATACGTCCCTGTGGAGAGCTTCAAGA AGCTCCAGACTGTCAATGTGGAGTCCAGTGACAACTGA